CAGGcttgcgtgcgtcgcgctgtGCCGCGACGGGCTGCATCTCCACCGTctcggcaggcggcgtgctctgcgccgtgccgcgccgccgaaaCAGGGGCGGCCACCGGCTTTTTTGCCCTGCCCGTGGGCTCTCGGCAGCAGGCGCCCCGGTGCCTTCCGCCGCAAgcggtgccggcgccgagccccGCTCCGTCATGGCATCGGTACGCTCCTCTGTTGCGCCGCCCTCTCGCTATGCGCACGTGGACTCGGCCGAAACGCGCTCCGCAACACGCGCGCGACCGACACCCCAAGCCACGATGCAGAGCAACACGGGCTACGGGGAGGCGAATGCCGACCCGTACGCATTTTGCAACGCCTTTTGGGTGCGTGGTATGACTTATGCAGGGTAACAACGATGCCGGTTACCATGTGATGCAGCATTTTATCAAAAACACCAccaagacgctcgaggatctGCGTGGGTTTTACCAGGAACGGTACGTATTGTAGCTGATCCAGTGCGGATATTGAGCAAGAGTACTCCAAGCGCCTGAGCAAGCTGGCCAAGACGGCCCTCGGCAAGCACGAGACGGGGTACGTTGTGCGACTGACACAGCCCGATGCGCCATGCCCTCGACAAGGTACGCATTGAGACCGAAGCCATGGCGCGCTCccatgcgcagctcgtgcactCGGTGCGCAAAGAGATCGAGAGCCCACTGTCCGACCTGATGGCGCGCTCGGAAAAtgtgcgccgcccagcgcaGGTCGCGGTGACCAAGCTGTATAAACACAAGCAGATGCAGATGCAGTACGtgcagcgctcgcgcgaAAAATACGAGCAGGACTGCACCAAAATCAACGCATACACCGCACAGAGCAACCTCGTCCAgggcaaggagctcgacaagctcatgggcaagctcgagcgcgtccagGCGACCGTCGGCCAGAACGACAAGGACTACCAGAGCTACGTCCGCGCACTGCAGGACACGACGTACAAGTGGAACTCGGAGTGGAAGAGCTTCTTGGATGTGTGTCAGGACGTGGAAGAAGAGCGCCAAGAGTTCCTCAAGACAAACCTGTGGAGCTTTGCCAACGCCATCTCGAGCGTGTGCGTgacggacgacgaggcatgcgagcgcgtgcgtgtctcgctcgaggactgcgactcgatgcgcgacgtcgagggCTTTGTGCGCGAGTttggcaccggcgccgcgatTCCCGCCGCGCCAGAGTACATCAACTATGCCCAGGGACAGGCCCAGCCCCAGGACGAGCCTGTGTCTGCCGCCCAGTTCCACCGCCTCTCGACGCGCATGTCGGACGTGCTCCCGCCGCTTAGCACGGGCACGCCGGTGCCATCGGGCGCCACGCcgtcgctcctcggcgccaCGCCGGGCTTTGGCGCCACGCCGGGGCTCggggcgacgccgagcatcggcggcacgcccaGCATGGGGGGTACGCCGAacctcgacacgccgcgcagcaacAGCCGCGCaatgcgccgcacgccgccgccgcagtcgctcgagccgatcgcacgcacgccgccgccctcgacgtcgaACCGCAACTCGATGTTCTCGCCGGGCGCCCCGCCGCTGAGCCGCATGGAGTCGCAGCTGAAGCAGCCGCGCCAGCcgaccgtgcgccaggCCCCGGCCACGCAGGCCCCGGCTGCCCAGGCGCCGATGGCGCAGGCCCCGGTCACGCAGTACGACACGCAGCCGCGGACGAGCTACGCGTCGGGTGGCGCGCCCGCTCCGGCtccggccgcgtcgctggccgccgcgccggcggctgcgccggcgcagccggcgaacctcgacgagagcgacgacccgatcgccaaggcgctggcGAACCTGCGCATGCACCAGTCGCGCAagtcgcctgcgccgaaTAGCCGTccgacgagcgtcgtgcagcCCGCCGCTCCGGCGCAAGCCCAGGCGCAGGCCCAGGCGCCCGTCCAGCCcatggcgcaggcgccgccgccgccccagCCGGTgcaggacgtgcgccaggGCCCcatgcccggcgcgcccccGGCGGACGTGCGGCCGGTGGTTGACCCCCGTCTGCAGCAGCGTCCTTTGtcgcctgcggcggcgtTTATGAACCCCCCCGCGcggagcacgtcgccgatTCCGGTGGAGCAGGTCATGAGCCAGTACGGCCAGTCCTTCCCTTCGGAGCGACGCCTGTCGGCCAACGCGCCGAACCGTGCGGCATACAGCTCACAAGGCGCACAGCCCCCCCGCTCCAACACCCCTGGCGGGATTACGTTGGATGCGCGCGGTGCTGTGACGCAGAACCAGATGGCGGAGAACTACAACCCCCCCGCTGGCTCAAACGTACCCCCCGCTGCGCCGACGAACCGCCCCCCGACCGGGCAGTACA
This window of the Malassezia japonica chromosome 4, complete sequence genome carries:
- the HOF1 gene encoding formin-binding protein (COG:D; EggNog:ENOG503NVT9) → MQSNTGYGEANADPYAFCNAFWGNNDAGYHVMQHFIKNTTKTLEDLRGFYQERADIEQEYSKRLSKLAKTALGKHETGPMRHALDKVRIETEAMARSHAQLVHSVRKEIESPLSDLMARSENVRRPAQVAVTKLYKHKQMQMQYVQRSREKYEQDCTKINAYTAQSNLVQGKELDKLMGKLERVQATVGQNDKDYQSYVRALQDTTYKWNSEWKSFLDVCQDVEEERQEFLKTNLWSFANAISSVCVTDDEACERVRVSLEDCDSMRDVEGFVREFGTGAAIPAAPEYINYAQGQAQPQDEPVSAAQFHRLSTRMSDVLPPLSTGTPVPSGATPSLLGATPGFGATPGLGATPSIGGTPSMGGTPNLDTPRSNSRAMRRTPPPQSLEPIARTPPPSTSNRNSMFSPGAPPLSRMESQLKQPRQPTVRQAPATQAPAAQAPMAQAPVTQYDTQPRTSYASGGAPAPAPAASLAAAPAAAPAQPANLDESDDPIAKALANLRMHQSRKSPAPNSRPTSVVQPAAPAQAQAQAQAPVQPMAQAPPPPQPVQDVRQGPMPGAPPADVRPVVDPRLQQRPLSPAAAFMNPPARSTSPIPVEQVMSQYGQSFPSERRLSANAPNRAAYSSQGAQPPRSNTPGGITLDARGAVTQNQMAENYNPPAGSNVPPAAPTNRPPTGQYSEAGEPILFYVKALYDYAASMPEEFSFTAGDIIAVTHTEPDGWWQGELLDEARRVPGANTFPSNFVVLLM